From Bradyrhizobium erythrophlei:
CGTGTCCCAGCCGACGAAACCCAGTGCGCCGACGCGCGGGCCGTCCGGCCTGGCCAGAAAGCGGGCCGCCGCGCCGGAGGCTTCCGCGAAATAGGCGCGCACGCGCGCGATGCCGGCCGGCGGAAGCGGGGTATTGCCCGGCTCGGTTGCGCCCATGCCCGCGGAGGGTGCAAGTGCGGCGAGACGAATCCGGGCGTCGAGCGCTGCCGCAAGCACGGGATCGGTGTGCTGATAAAGGTCCAGCAGGCGAGCCTGGGTGTCGTCGCTGGCCGGCAGCAGTTGTTGCGGGACCCACGACATGACAGGGGCCCTGCCGCGCACCACCAGGGGAGTAACCGCGCCCACGCCAAGGGCGCGGCTGCCGCGCAAATCCACCCGGCCCTCCGATGCCAGCTCGACCAGCGCGCGATTGAGCCAGCCGGTCTCGACGGCACCCGGCCGCGCGATCCCGCTCTCGAGAACGTCCTGGCCATCGAAATGCGAACGCTCGCGATAGGGCGTCGCCGTGGCGTGCACGATGGTTGCCTGCTCCTTCTTGTAGAGGCGGTGCAGGTTCGGCATCGCGGGATTGAGCGCGAAGAAACCGTCGAGCGGCAACGCCGGCGTTTTGCCGTCGAGGACCAGCGCCCGATCGCCGCGCATGCCGATCCAGTCGGGGTCGCCGACAGGCGCAACCGCACCCAGTCCATCGAGAGCGCCCCTCAGCACGATGACGAGCATGCGTGGATCGCGGCCCTCGGCGCGCGCCAGCCTGGGCATTTGGCTCCATGCAAAGAGAGCGCCGGCGCCGAGCAGGGCTTCGCGACGGCTGGGCAAATGGCGGTAAAGGGGCATCCTCACCTCCTCTGGAATTCGGCTGACATGAACAACAGTGCGAGCGCCTGCTGGCGGCTCTCGGCGCGGCCCACGGCCTGCTTCACCTCGGCAGATACGGAGGATCCGAGGACGGTCTCGATCACCTCCTCGGGATCAACCTTTCCCGACACGCGCTCGGCGAAGTTATTGGCAACGTCCAGCCGCCGTCCCATTCCGTCAATCCAGGATGCCTGGTCGTCCGGATAGCCTTTCGGCGAGGATGGACGCCA
This genomic window contains:
- a CDS encoding DUF1501 domain-containing protein, whose product is MPLYRHLPSRREALLGAGALFAWSQMPRLARAEGRDPRMLVIVLRGALDGLGAVAPVGDPDWIGMRGDRALVLDGKTPALPLDGFFALNPAMPNLHRLYKKEQATIVHATATPYRERSHFDGQDVLESGIARPGAVETGWLNRALVELASEGRVDLRGSRALGVGAVTPLVVRGRAPVMSWVPQQLLPASDDTQARLLDLYQHTDPVLAAALDARIRLAALAPSAGMGATEPGNTPLPPAGIARVRAYFAEASGAAARFLARPDGPRVGALGFVGWDTHINEGAASGQLANLLGALDGAFAAIETNMGDAWQQTVVTVITEFGRTARINGTDGTDHGTGTVAFLAGGALRGGRVVADWPGLKTAQLYEGRDLKPTTDLRAVLKGLLRDHLRAEERALVSNVFPDSTDVTPTAGLVG